A portion of the Melitaea cinxia chromosome 1, ilMelCinx1.1, whole genome shotgun sequence genome contains these proteins:
- the LOC123665708 gene encoding COP9 signalosome complex subunit 2 → MSDNDDDYMCEEEEDYGLEYSEDSNTEPDVDLENQYYNSKALKEDEPQAALLSFQKVLELEGGDKGEWGFKALKQMIKINFKLGNFTEMMARYKQLLTYIKSAVTRNHSEKSINSILDYISTSRNMELLQDFYETTLEALKDAKNDRLWFKTNTKLGKLYYDRGDFNKLAKILKQLHQSCQTDEGEDDLKKGTQLLEIYALEIQMYTAQKNNKKLKALYEQSLHIKSAIPHPLIMGVIRECGGKMHLREGEFEKAHTDFFEAFKNYDESGSPRRTTCLKYLVLANMLMKSGINPFDSQEAKPYKNDPEILAMTNLVMAYQNNDINEFESILKHNRNNIMDDPFIREHIEDLLRNIRTQVLIKLIGPYTRIHIPFISKELNIDEKEVENLLVTCILDNTISGRIDQVNAVLELAAGARDAARFQALDKWTVQLAALHHALANKMA, encoded by the exons GAATACTCGGAGGACAGTAACACTGAACCAGATGTCGATCTTGAAAACCAATACTACAACAGCAAAGCTCTCAAAGAGGATGAACCCCAAGCAGCCCTCCTCAGTTTTCAGAAGGTCCTTGAGTTGGAAGGTGGAGATAAAGGAGAATGGGGTTTCAAAGCTTTGAAACAAatgatcaaaattaattttaaattg GGTAACTTCACAGAAATGATGGCACGATACAAGCAGTTGCTGACATATATAAAGAGTGCAGTCACAAGGAACCACTCTGAAAAATCTATTAACTCCATTCTTGACTACATATCAACATCCAGAAAT ATGGAGCTTTTGCaagatttttatgaaacaaCATTAGAAGCATTGAAGGATGCGAAAAATGATCGGCTCTGGTTCAAGACAAACACAAAACTTGGAAAGTTGTACTATGATCGAGGTGACTTCAACAAACTGGCTAAAATACTGAAACAGCTGCATCAAAGTTGCCAA ACAGATGAAGGTGAAGACGACTTGAAGAAGGGCACTCAACTTTTAGAAATATACGCACTCGAGATACAAATGTACACCGCTCAAAAGAACAACAAGAAGCTCAAAGCTCTCTACGAACAATCTCTGCACATTAAATCAGCTATCCCCCATCCATTGATCATGGGTGTTATAAGAG AATGTGGCGGAAAAATGCACTTGCGTGAGGGAGAATTCGAGAAAGCTCACACGGACTTTTTTGAGGCGTTCAAAAATTATGACGAATCGGGTAGCCCCAGGCGCACAACCTGTCTTAAATACTTAGTTTTAGCTAATAT gctCATGAAATCGGGAATCAACCCTTTCGACTCACAAGAAGCGAAACCTTACAAAAATGATCCTGAGATTTTAGCGATGACCAATCTTGTGATGGCTTATCAGAATAACGACATCAATGAATTTGAATCAATTCTCAAACACAATAGGAACAATATAATGGATGATCCATTCATTCGGGAGCACATTGAGGATCTCTTGAGGAACATTAGGACACAAGTGTTGATTAAGCTAATCGGACCTTACACGAGGATACATATACCTTTCATATCTAAAGAGTTAAATATAGATGAGAAAGAGGTTGAGAACTTGTTGGTTACGTGCATTTTGGACAA CACGATCAGCGGCCGCATCGACCAGGTGAACGCCGTGCTGGAGCTGGCGGCCGGCGCGCGCGACGCGGCGCGCTTCCAGGCGCTCGACAAGTGGACCGTGCAGCTCGCCGCGCTGCACCACGCGCTCGCCAACAAGATGGCCTAG